In Streptomyces longhuiensis, the following proteins share a genomic window:
- a CDS encoding TetR/AcrR family transcriptional regulator produces MADENSLRERLIDVGVDLVLTEGSASVGLREIARRAGVSHGAPRRYFATHHALLSAIARRGFEDLAARFETVVDPAAPPRVQLERLAKTYVGYALECGGMFELMFRHDLLDGAQQDGGRPQLRTSTLPLFERMVALVGRCREDPDTVHRPGPPGGSAVPPAVTAAALWSGLHGIAQLWTWGSLQLALATPPPGDQERDRLVTAVLDAHLGPVTA; encoded by the coding sequence ATGGCTGATGAGAACTCTCTTCGCGAGCGGCTGATCGACGTCGGCGTGGACCTGGTCCTCACCGAAGGTTCCGCGTCCGTGGGGCTACGGGAGATCGCCCGGCGGGCCGGGGTGTCGCACGGGGCCCCGCGCCGGTACTTCGCCACGCACCACGCCCTGCTCTCGGCCATCGCGCGGCGCGGCTTCGAGGACCTCGCGGCCCGTTTCGAGACCGTCGTGGACCCCGCGGCTCCACCACGCGTACAGCTGGAGCGGCTTGCCAAGACCTACGTCGGGTACGCGCTGGAGTGCGGCGGCATGTTCGAGCTGATGTTCCGCCACGACCTGCTCGACGGTGCGCAACAGGACGGCGGCAGGCCTCAGTTGCGCACCTCCACGCTCCCGCTGTTCGAGCGGATGGTCGCCCTGGTCGGCCGGTGCCGGGAGGATCCGGACACCGTGCATCGGCCCGGCCCGCCCGGCGGTTCGGCCGTACCTCCCGCGGTGACCGCCGCCGCCCTGTGGTCCGGGCTGCACGGCATCGCCCAGCTGTGGACCTGGGGCAGCCTGCAACTGGCCCTCGCCACTCCCCCGCCCGGTGATCAGGAACGCGACCGGCTCGTGACGGCAGTCCTGGACGCCCACCTCGGTCCGGTGACGGCATGA
- a CDS encoding iron chaperone has translation MKERAKELKASSRRGSRTAKADGDSEVRAKISEMPEADRVIAERIHEIVRTSAPDLAPKLWYGMPAYARDGKVVCFFQSAQKFKSRYATLGFSDLAKLDDGTMWPSAYALTELNADGEARIGELIKRAAG, from the coding sequence ATGAAGGAGCGCGCCAAGGAACTCAAGGCGTCCTCTCGTCGCGGATCGCGCACGGCCAAGGCGGACGGCGACAGCGAGGTGCGCGCCAAGATCTCCGAGATGCCGGAAGCGGACCGCGTCATCGCCGAGCGCATCCACGAGATCGTCAGGACCAGCGCCCCGGACCTGGCCCCGAAGCTCTGGTACGGCATGCCCGCGTACGCCAGGGACGGCAAGGTCGTCTGCTTCTTCCAGAGCGCACAGAAGTTCAAGAGCAGGTACGCCACGCTCGGCTTCAGCGACCTGGCGAAGCTCGACGACGGCACCATGTGGCCGTCCGCGTACGCCCTGACCGAGTTGAACGCCGACGGCGAGGCGCGGATCGGCGAGCTCATCAAGCGCGCGGCCGGCTGA
- a CDS encoding chitinase yields the protein MSRRSRTSRLLGAALAAAASLSTVLVAAPAAPAADTCATKSRPAGKVLQGYWENWDGASNGVHPPFGWTPITNPEMAQHGYNVINAAFPVIRSDGTALWEDGMDTNVKVATPAEMCQAKASGQTILMSIGGAAAGIDLNSTAVADHFVETIVPILKKYNFDGIDIDIETGLTGSGNISQLSTSQANLIRIIDGILAQMPAGFGLTMAPETAYVTGGSVTYGSIWGAYLPVIKKYADNGRLWWLNMQYYNGSMYGCSGDSYEAGTVQGFTAQTDCLNKGLVVQGTTIKVPYDKQVPGLPAQPGAGGGYMSPSLVSQAWNTYGDGLKGLMTWSINWDGSKGWTFGDNVKGLEQ from the coding sequence ATGTCCCGTCGCAGTCGTACCTCCCGTCTCCTCGGCGCAGCCCTCGCGGCGGCCGCGTCCCTCTCCACCGTCCTCGTCGCGGCGCCCGCCGCCCCCGCCGCCGACACCTGCGCGACCAAATCGCGACCGGCCGGCAAGGTCCTCCAGGGCTACTGGGAGAACTGGGACGGTGCGTCCAACGGCGTGCACCCGCCCTTCGGCTGGACCCCCATCACCAACCCCGAGATGGCACAGCACGGCTACAACGTCATCAACGCGGCCTTCCCGGTGATCCGCTCCGACGGCACCGCACTGTGGGAGGACGGCATGGACACGAACGTGAAGGTCGCGACCCCCGCCGAGATGTGTCAGGCCAAGGCATCGGGCCAGACCATCCTCATGTCCATCGGCGGCGCGGCGGCGGGCATCGACCTCAACTCGACCGCCGTCGCCGACCACTTCGTCGAGACGATCGTCCCGATCCTGAAGAAGTACAACTTCGACGGCATCGACATCGACATCGAGACAGGCCTCACCGGCAGCGGCAACATCAGCCAACTCTCCACGTCGCAGGCCAACTTGATCCGCATCATCGACGGCATCCTCGCCCAGATGCCCGCCGGGTTCGGACTGACGATGGCCCCCGAGACGGCGTACGTCACCGGCGGCAGCGTCACCTACGGCTCGATCTGGGGCGCCTACCTCCCCGTCATCAAGAAGTACGCCGACAACGGCCGCCTGTGGTGGCTCAACATGCAGTACTACAACGGCAGCATGTACGGCTGCTCCGGCGACTCCTACGAGGCCGGAACCGTCCAGGGCTTCACCGCCCAGACCGACTGCCTGAACAAGGGCCTCGTGGTCCAGGGCACCACCATCAAGGTCCCCTACGACAAGCAGGTCCCCGGCCTGCCCGCCCAGCCCGGCGCGGGCGGAGGCTACATGTCGCCGAGCCTGGTCTCGCAGGCATGGAACACGTACGGCGACGGCCTCAAAGGACTGATGACCTGGTCGATCAACTGGGACGGATCGAAGGGCTGGACGTTCGGGGACAACGTGAAGGGCCTGGAACAGTAG
- a CDS encoding VOC family protein, producing the protein MDITIHTTSLPHDDPDASLAFYRDVLGFEVRSDVGQGKMRWITVGPVGQPGTSILLAPPAADPSISEDERRTIAEMMAKGTYGWILLATRDLDGTFEKVQAADVDVVQEPTDQPYGVRDCAFRDPAGNMVRIQELR; encoded by the coding sequence ATGGACATCACCATTCACACCACCTCGCTCCCGCACGACGACCCGGACGCTTCCCTGGCCTTCTACCGCGACGTCCTCGGTTTCGAGGTCCGCAGCGACGTGGGCCAGGGCAAGATGCGCTGGATCACGGTCGGTCCCGTCGGCCAGCCCGGCACGTCCATCCTCCTCGCGCCGCCGGCCGCGGACCCCAGCATCAGCGAGGACGAGCGCCGCACCATCGCCGAGATGATGGCCAAGGGCACCTACGGCTGGATCCTGCTGGCCACCCGGGACCTGGACGGGACGTTCGAGAAGGTGCAGGCAGCCGACGTGGACGTCGTCCAGGAGCCGACCGACCAGCCGTACGGCGTCCGCGACTGCGCCTTCCGTGACCCCGCGGGCAACATGGTCCGCATCCAGGAACTTCGCTGA
- a CDS encoding MFS transporter, with amino-acid sequence MKGRRALGRRFGWLWAAFAVSSYGTGFGFGAFPLIAILVLHSGPTQVAALAAAGRAVGAVVAVPLGPWMEFRRKRPVMIAMDLIRFAALMSIPAAFAFGWLSFAQLLVVSVVVAAADIAFKAASGAYLKSLVPPEDLLVANGRFESTTWTSIVVGPPLGGAAIGMFGPVTTVIADAVSYLLSALGIRAIGGTEARPARAAAPRLRAGDLLEGWRYILGHRTLRPLFLNSIVVNGLIMASEPLIAVLMLSRLGFAPWQYGLAFAAPCIGGLIGSRMAHPLVARFGQRKVMLTVGALRACWPIGLAFVQPGVPGIVLVIAVQLGLVTCCGLFNPVLATYRLEHSDPDRVARTLSAWSVSSSLSIAALTAVWGVIAAVTGPRTAIAIAGVVLLATPLLLPRREKAPRNTGEQAAAGIT; translated from the coding sequence GTGAAGGGCAGACGGGCGCTGGGGCGGCGGTTCGGGTGGTTGTGGGCGGCGTTCGCGGTCAGCTCGTACGGCACGGGGTTCGGGTTCGGCGCGTTCCCTCTGATCGCGATCCTCGTACTGCACTCCGGGCCGACGCAGGTGGCGGCGCTGGCCGCCGCGGGGCGGGCCGTGGGGGCCGTGGTCGCGGTGCCGCTCGGGCCGTGGATGGAGTTCCGGCGTAAGCGGCCCGTCATGATCGCCATGGACCTGATCCGGTTCGCGGCGCTGATGAGCATCCCCGCCGCATTCGCGTTCGGCTGGCTCAGCTTCGCCCAGCTCCTCGTCGTCTCCGTCGTCGTCGCCGCGGCCGACATCGCCTTCAAGGCGGCCAGCGGCGCGTATTTGAAGTCGCTCGTGCCGCCGGAGGACCTGCTCGTCGCGAACGGCCGGTTCGAGTCCACGACGTGGACCTCGATCGTGGTCGGGCCGCCGCTCGGCGGGGCCGCGATCGGGATGTTCGGCCCGGTGACGACGGTGATCGCCGACGCGGTCAGCTACCTGCTCTCGGCGCTCGGCATCCGTGCCATCGGAGGGACGGAAGCGCGCCCCGCGCGGGCCGCCGCACCACGGCTGCGCGCCGGTGATCTGCTCGAAGGGTGGCGCTACATCCTCGGCCACCGCACGCTGCGCCCGCTGTTCCTCAACTCGATCGTCGTCAACGGCCTCATCATGGCCTCCGAGCCGCTGATCGCCGTGCTCATGCTGAGCCGGCTCGGCTTCGCGCCCTGGCAGTACGGTCTCGCGTTCGCGGCCCCCTGCATCGGTGGACTCATCGGCTCACGTATGGCGCACCCGCTCGTGGCGCGGTTCGGGCAGCGCAAGGTGATGCTGACCGTCGGAGCCCTGCGTGCGTGCTGGCCCATCGGGCTGGCGTTCGTCCAGCCCGGGGTTCCCGGGATCGTGCTCGTCATCGCCGTCCAGCTCGGCCTGGTGACCTGCTGCGGCCTGTTCAACCCGGTGCTCGCGACCTACCGGCTGGAACACAGTGACCCCGACCGGGTCGCCCGCACGCTGTCCGCGTGGTCAGTGAGCAGCAGCCTGTCCATCGCGGCGCTGACCGCCGTGTGGGGTGTGATCGCCGCGGTCACCGGCCCTCGCACCGCGATCGCGATCGCCGGAGTCGTCCTCCTGGCCACCCCGCTGCTGCTCCCGCGCCGGGAGAAGGCGCCCCGGAACACGGGGGAGCAGGCCGCCGCCGGCATCACCTGA
- a CDS encoding VOC family protein: MLRIGSVVLGVSDVPRATAFWTEALGYVPREAMEDDWVVLVPAQGAGVQLSLGLSETPVQEHPRIHLDLYAGDAPDQAAEVERLVSLGAQRVSWDLYPDDADFIVLADPDGNRFCVIDTGHN, translated from the coding sequence ATGCTGAGAATCGGATCGGTTGTGCTGGGTGTCTCGGACGTGCCACGCGCGACCGCGTTCTGGACGGAGGCCCTGGGATACGTCCCGCGCGAGGCGATGGAGGACGACTGGGTGGTGTTGGTGCCGGCACAAGGCGCCGGGGTCCAGCTGTCGCTCGGCCTCAGCGAGACGCCGGTCCAGGAGCATCCGCGGATCCATCTGGATCTGTACGCCGGGGACGCGCCCGACCAGGCTGCCGAGGTCGAGCGGTTGGTGTCTCTGGGCGCACAGCGGGTTAGCTGGGACCTCTATCCGGACGACGCCGACTTCATTGTGCTCGCCGATCCGGACGGCAACCGCTTCTGCGTCATCGACACTGGTCACAACTGA
- a CDS encoding cysteine hydrolase family protein translates to MKPLRSAAALSLAAVLAATATACGGSSEAAARTDRKPSPAVDNAGGNAGEKNVAKDTTTLRQLNKLDETPAKLSDATLILVDYQNTYTQGVMELDGWHSAVNNAEALLKRARAAGTPVIHIVDKGYDLKSKAGQIIPALKPAKGEPVVEKTVPNGFHHTDLAEEVKKAGRKNVIIAGFMTNMCTLFTTQGAFLNGNNPTVVGDASATRPLPLKGNPNGIPAKQVHEAALATVQDLYGVVVPKQSSLK, encoded by the coding sequence ATGAAGCCGCTGCGTTCAGCCGCCGCGCTGAGCCTCGCCGCCGTTCTCGCGGCCACCGCCACGGCGTGCGGAGGAAGCTCCGAAGCCGCCGCGCGCACCGACCGCAAGCCGTCGCCCGCCGTGGACAACGCCGGTGGGAACGCCGGGGAGAAGAACGTCGCGAAGGACACGACGACGCTGCGGCAGCTCAACAAGCTGGACGAGACCCCGGCGAAGCTCTCCGACGCGACGCTGATCCTCGTCGACTACCAGAACACCTACACCCAGGGTGTGATGGAACTCGACGGGTGGCACTCCGCGGTGAACAACGCCGAAGCCCTGCTGAAGCGCGCCCGTGCGGCGGGAACGCCGGTCATCCACATCGTCGACAAGGGGTACGACCTGAAGTCGAAGGCGGGCCAGATCATTCCGGCACTCAAGCCGGCGAAGGGCGAGCCCGTCGTCGAGAAGACCGTCCCCAACGGCTTCCACCACACCGATCTCGCCGAAGAGGTCAAGAAGGCCGGGCGCAAGAACGTCATCATCGCCGGATTCATGACCAACATGTGCACCCTGTTCACGACCCAGGGCGCGTTCCTCAACGGCAACAACCCGACCGTGGTGGGCGACGCCTCCGCGACCCGGCCGCTGCCGCTCAAGGGCAACCCTAACGGCATCCCCGCGAAGCAGGTTCACGAGGCCGCGCTCGCCACGGTCCAGGACCTCTACGGAGTCGTGGTCCCCAAGCAGAGCTCGCTCAAGTAG
- a CDS encoding NAD(P)H-dependent flavin oxidoreductase, with protein MALETAFTEMFGVRHPIALAPMGGSAGGALAAAVARGGGFGLLGGAFGDAEWLAREVPIVADTGSPWGVGFLTWGIDVAAVERALEYGPRAVMLSFGDPSPYVERVRRAGALLILQVTDLEEAERAADLGADVIVAQGTESGGHGARRGRSTLPFVPAVVDLVDPVPVLAAGGIADGRGVAAALALGAAGALIGTRFQATAEALVDPSITKAIIEGRGRDTERSSVLDIARGSRWPAKYPARTLGHPYLDHWRGREAELAADPQARQNYQDDVARGTVPPLPVWAGEAVDLITDLPSAAGLVPTLAAQTEEALTRAGRR; from the coding sequence ATGGCGTTAGAGACAGCGTTCACGGAGATGTTCGGCGTGCGGCACCCGATCGCGCTGGCGCCGATGGGTGGGTCGGCCGGCGGCGCGCTGGCCGCGGCTGTCGCACGCGGCGGCGGGTTCGGATTGCTGGGCGGCGCGTTCGGGGACGCGGAGTGGCTGGCGCGCGAGGTGCCGATCGTCGCGGACACCGGCAGTCCGTGGGGCGTCGGATTCCTGACCTGGGGAATCGACGTCGCCGCCGTGGAACGGGCTCTGGAGTACGGGCCGAGAGCCGTGATGCTGTCGTTCGGCGACCCCAGCCCATACGTGGAGCGTGTCCGCCGAGCGGGGGCGCTGTTGATCCTTCAGGTCACGGATCTGGAGGAGGCCGAGCGGGCCGCGGACCTGGGCGCCGACGTGATCGTGGCCCAGGGAACCGAGAGCGGTGGGCACGGAGCCCGGCGCGGGCGCTCCACCTTGCCGTTCGTGCCGGCGGTCGTGGATCTCGTGGACCCGGTGCCCGTACTGGCGGCCGGCGGGATCGCCGACGGCCGCGGCGTGGCGGCCGCACTCGCGCTGGGCGCTGCCGGAGCGCTCATCGGCACCCGCTTCCAGGCCACCGCAGAGGCCCTGGTCGACCCCTCGATCACCAAGGCGATCATCGAAGGACGCGGCCGGGACACCGAGCGCAGCTCGGTACTGGACATTGCCCGCGGCTCCCGATGGCCCGCGAAGTACCCCGCCCGCACCCTCGGCCACCCGTATCTCGACCACTGGCGCGGCCGCGAGGCGGAACTCGCCGCCGACCCCCAGGCCCGTCAGAACTACCAGGACGACGTGGCACGCGGTACGGTGCCCCCGCTGCCGGTCTGGGCCGGCGAAGCCGTCGACCTCATCACCGACCTCCCCTCGGCAGCCGGCCTCGTCCCCACCCTGGCCGCCCAGACGGAGGAAGCACTGACCCGCGCGGGCCGCCGCTGA
- a CDS encoding glyoxalase — MTSIESITLEVADPTAAQRFYSAAFGLDTQVGLSASQAPTAGFRGFSLSLTVSQPADVKALIGTALDAGATPLKPVTKSLWGYGGVVQAPDGTIWKVATSARKDKGPATRQIDSIVLLLGVADVAASRQFYVDRGLTVAKSFGRKYVEFDTPSSPVKLALYGRRALAKDVGVPVDGSGSHRLVLGGDAGTFTDPDDFAWQATTVASAA; from the coding sequence ATGACCTCCATCGAGTCCATCACCCTCGAGGTGGCCGACCCCACGGCCGCCCAGCGCTTCTACTCCGCCGCCTTCGGCCTGGACACTCAGGTCGGACTCAGCGCCTCGCAGGCGCCGACGGCCGGCTTCCGCGGTTTCTCGCTGTCGCTCACCGTGTCCCAGCCGGCCGACGTCAAGGCACTCATCGGCACCGCCCTCGACGCCGGCGCCACACCGCTCAAGCCCGTCACGAAGTCCCTGTGGGGGTACGGCGGCGTCGTCCAGGCACCGGACGGGACGATCTGGAAGGTCGCCACGTCCGCGCGGAAGGACAAGGGCCCGGCGACCCGGCAGATCGACAGCATCGTGCTCCTGCTGGGAGTGGCGGACGTGGCCGCGAGCAGGCAGTTCTACGTCGACCGTGGTCTCACCGTGGCGAAGAGCTTCGGCCGCAAGTACGTCGAGTTCGACACACCCTCCAGCCCGGTCAAGCTGGCTCTCTACGGGCGCCGCGCGCTGGCCAAGGATGTCGGCGTCCCCGTCGACGGCAGCGGATCGCACCGGCTCGTACTCGGCGGCGACGCCGGGACCTTCACCGACCCGGACGACTTCGCCTGGCAGGCCACCACGGTCGCGTCCGCGGCCTGA
- a CDS encoding isochorismatase family protein, which translates to MSRTTLRELNGFDETPAKLADSTLILIDFQNTYTQGVMELDGWEASLDAAAQLLARARQEGTKVVHVINDGGEGTPYDIRAEIGQIHPRVAPVEGEAVVVKQVPNAFVDTDLGTHVPDGQDVVIAGWMTHMCVAFTAQGAFLRGNRPTIVADATATRSLPVAGTDLDACQVHYSALATIADLYGVVVPTQKEIV; encoded by the coding sequence ATGTCCAGAACCACGCTGCGCGAGCTCAACGGCTTCGACGAGACGCCCGCGAAGCTGGCCGACTCGACGCTGATCCTGATCGACTTCCAGAACACCTACACCCAGGGCGTGATGGAACTCGACGGATGGGAGGCCTCGCTCGACGCCGCCGCGCAGCTGCTGGCACGGGCCCGCCAGGAGGGCACGAAGGTCGTGCACGTCATCAACGACGGCGGCGAGGGCACCCCGTACGACATCCGGGCCGAGATCGGCCAGATTCACCCCCGTGTCGCGCCGGTCGAGGGCGAGGCCGTCGTCGTCAAGCAGGTCCCGAACGCGTTCGTCGACACCGACCTGGGCACACACGTCCCGGACGGACAGGACGTCGTCATCGCCGGCTGGATGACGCACATGTGCGTGGCGTTCACCGCGCAGGGCGCGTTCCTGCGCGGCAACCGTCCCACCATCGTCGCCGATGCCACCGCCACCCGCTCGCTGCCGGTGGCCGGTACCGACCTCGACGCCTGCCAGGTGCACTACAGCGCCCTCGCCACCATCGCCGACCTGTACGGCGTCGTCGTACCGACCCAGAAGGAGATCGTCTGA
- a CDS encoding helix-turn-helix transcriptional regulator, with product MCHPAWGRALAQDQRLKDLVRLRRVRDRIDRAHAQPLNVEALARGVNWPAGHLSRQFRLAYGQSPYGFLMTRRVERAKALLRGGDLTVIEVGLLVGYASQGVFRARFTELAGVTPAAYRCGAAAAATGAPPIPVRNGEAFLTEPQLA from the coding sequence ATGTGCCATCCCGCCTGGGGGCGCGCGCTCGCCCAGGACCAGCGACTCAAAGACCTGGTGCGACTGCGCCGTGTCCGTGACCGGATCGACCGGGCGCACGCGCAGCCGCTGAACGTGGAAGCGCTCGCCCGTGGGGTGAACTGGCCGGCCGGACATCTCAGTCGGCAGTTCCGGCTCGCGTACGGCCAGTCGCCGTACGGCTTCTTGATGACGCGTCGTGTCGAGCGGGCGAAGGCGTTGCTGCGCGGTGGCGACCTCACGGTCATCGAGGTCGGTCTCCTGGTCGGATACGCGTCGCAGGGTGTCTTCCGCGCCCGCTTCACAGAGCTGGCCGGCGTGACGCCCGCCGCGTACCGGTGTGGTGCGGCGGCGGCCGCGACAGGGGCGCCGCCGATACCGGTCAGGAATGGAGAAGCATTCCTCACCGAGCCACAACTAGCGTGA
- a CDS encoding GlxA family transcriptional regulator, giving the protein MQDIARRLIVIVLFEGVDLLDVTGPPEVFSLARRETEDAAGYHVVLAAENMDPVTTSAGVRILPDITFREAAEGGIDTLIVPGSVEVDSERRVRALVDPELVSWVKILAGRTHRVTSVCVGAHLLAAAGLLDGKRATTHWSTAPQLAADHPAVKVDADPIFIREGDVWTGAGISACLDLSLALIADDLGEAVALRVARQLVMYLKRPSGQSQFSVPLEQLSTTRRIEDLRHHIMRNISRPLTVVDLAEYAHVSDRHLTRLFKTELGMTPHAYIESVRVEKARHDLESSDATLERIASTCGFGTTDTLVRAFRRRLNTTPTEYRRRFRVPQTR; this is encoded by the coding sequence ATGCAGGACATCGCCAGACGGCTCATCGTCATCGTCCTCTTCGAAGGCGTCGACCTGCTCGACGTCACCGGACCACCGGAAGTGTTCTCCCTGGCCCGGCGCGAGACCGAGGACGCGGCGGGCTATCACGTCGTCCTCGCCGCCGAGAACATGGACCCGGTGACCACGTCCGCCGGAGTCCGCATCCTCCCGGACATCACCTTCCGGGAAGCCGCCGAGGGAGGCATCGACACCCTCATCGTGCCTGGCTCGGTGGAGGTCGACAGCGAGCGCCGCGTACGCGCGCTCGTCGACCCCGAGCTGGTCAGCTGGGTGAAGATCCTCGCCGGCCGGACGCACCGGGTCACGTCCGTATGTGTCGGCGCGCACCTCCTCGCCGCGGCCGGGCTCCTCGACGGCAAGCGGGCGACGACGCATTGGTCGACCGCGCCCCAACTGGCCGCGGACCACCCGGCGGTGAAGGTCGACGCCGATCCGATCTTCATCCGCGAAGGCGATGTCTGGACCGGAGCCGGCATCAGCGCCTGTCTCGACCTGTCGCTCGCGCTGATCGCCGACGACCTCGGCGAGGCCGTCGCGCTGCGCGTCGCCCGGCAGCTCGTGATGTACCTGAAGCGGCCGAGCGGGCAGAGTCAGTTCAGCGTTCCCCTGGAACAGCTCTCCACGACACGGCGCATCGAGGATCTCCGCCACCACATCATGCGCAACATCAGCCGGCCGCTGACCGTCGTGGACCTGGCCGAGTACGCGCATGTCAGCGACCGGCACCTGACCCGGCTCTTCAAGACCGAACTGGGCATGACCCCTCACGCCTACATCGAATCCGTCCGAGTCGAGAAGGCGCGCCACGACCTCGAATCCTCCGACGCCACCCTCGAACGCATCGCGTCCACCTGCGGGTTCGGCACGACGGACACCCTGGTGCGGGCGTTCCGGCGACGGCTGAACACGACACCGACGGAGTACCGCCGCAGGTTCCGGGTGCCCCAGACCCGTTGA
- a CDS encoding LysR substrate-binding domain-containing protein has product MLDLRQLRYFVAVAEEEHVGRAADRLHISQSPLSRQIAQLEKNLGLTLFERSQQRLRLTSDGRVFLTEATALLRHADRLENLGRRLGRGEEGGLCVGYVGDAMHTGILPQALRALHDERPGIHVALYDLTAAQQFEGLRQRSLDIALVPEAPPAADPDLRGALLLEDPLLLAVPSSHPLAGRAAILPEDLDGQPWIAIENSQQPAWRDDFVASCAAAGFTPDIRLEAPEPLTALGLAASGLGMTLVQESMLRGDTPGVTVRELPWFQRSVRLWAAWHQIDLRPVVTSFRATVLKTENTENVGDVEDTENATDATDATDATDATDATDATDATDATDATDATDEPVR; this is encoded by the coding sequence ATGCTTGACCTGCGACAACTTCGCTATTTCGTGGCCGTGGCCGAGGAGGAACACGTCGGCCGGGCCGCCGATCGCCTGCACATCTCCCAGTCGCCGCTGAGCCGGCAGATCGCCCAGCTGGAGAAGAACCTGGGCCTGACCCTGTTCGAGCGCAGCCAGCAGCGCCTGCGCCTCACCTCCGACGGCCGCGTCTTCCTCACCGAGGCCACGGCCCTGCTGCGGCACGCGGACCGGCTCGAGAACCTCGGCCGCCGCCTGGGGCGCGGCGAGGAAGGCGGACTGTGCGTGGGTTACGTCGGCGATGCCATGCACACCGGGATCCTGCCGCAGGCCCTGCGCGCCCTGCACGACGAGCGGCCCGGCATCCACGTGGCCCTGTACGACCTGACCGCGGCCCAGCAGTTCGAGGGCCTGCGCCAGCGCAGCCTGGACATCGCCCTCGTGCCGGAGGCGCCCCCCGCGGCAGACCCCGACCTGCGCGGCGCCCTCCTCCTGGAAGACCCGCTGCTCCTGGCCGTGCCGAGCAGCCACCCGCTGGCCGGGAGGGCGGCGATCCTGCCGGAAGACCTCGACGGTCAGCCGTGGATCGCCATCGAGAACAGCCAACAGCCGGCCTGGCGCGACGACTTCGTCGCCTCCTGTGCGGCGGCCGGGTTCACCCCGGACATCCGGCTCGAAGCCCCCGAACCCCTGACCGCGCTCGGCCTGGCCGCATCCGGCCTCGGCATGACGCTGGTCCAGGAGAGCATGCTGCGGGGCGACACCCCAGGCGTCACGGTCCGTGAACTCCCCTGGTTCCAAAGGTCGGTACGCCTCTGGGCCGCCTGGCACCAGATCGATCTGCGCCCGGTCGTCACGTCCTTCCGCGCGACCGTACTGAAAACCGAGAACACCGAGAACGTCGGGGACGTCGAGGACACCGAGAACGCCACGGACGCCACGGACGCCACGGACGCCACGGACGCCACGGACGCCACGGACGCCACGGACGCCACGGACGCCACGGACGCCACGGACGCCACGGACGAGCCTGTCAGGTGA